CATCTGGCGACCTTCGAAGGGGTCACGGGCGATGTCAACAAGGTGCGTGGCGAGGTGCAGGCCGCCTGCCGTAAGGCCGCCGACCTACCGCCCGGCCTGTTCAGTCTGACCGTGCCGACCGGCGGCGGCAAGACCCTGTCATCCCTCGCCTTCGCCCTCGATCACGCCCAGCGCCACGGCTTGCGCCGGGTCATCTATGCGGTGCCCTTCACCAGCATTATCGAGCAGACAGCCGATGTGTTTCGCGCGGCGCTGGGCGGCGACGCGGTTCTCGAACATCACAGCGCCCTCGACCCGGATGGCAACACGAGCCGCTCGCGTTTGGCCTCGGAAAACTGGGATGCGCCGCTGATCGTCACCACCACGGTGCAGCTATTCGACTCCCTATTTGCCGCCCGGACATCGAAGGTACGCAAGCTGCACAACATCGCCGGGAGCGTGCTGATTCTCGACGAGGCCCAGGCGCTGCCGCCCGCCGTGCTCCGCCCGGTAACCATCGTTTTAGATCAATTGGTCAAGTTCTATGGGGTAACCGTCGTTCTCTGCACCGCCACCCAGCCCGCCTTGCGTTCGGTCTTCAAGGAGCTGGGAGAGGCGCGGGAGATCGCCCCCGACCCGCCCCGCCTGTTCGAAGCCCTCAAGCGGGTCACCGTCACATGGCTGTCGGACCGGACGCCGTGGGACCAACTGGCCGCCCGCATGGCCACCGAGCCCCGCGCCCTGGCTATCGTCAATACCCGCCGCGAGGCGCGCGCTTTGGTCGATCTGTTACCCGATGGCGCTGTGCATTTGTCCACCTGGCAATGTCCGGCCCATCGGCAGACGTTGCTGGAAACTGTCCGGACGCCCGATGCGCCGGTGCGGGTGGTCTCCACCAGCCTGATTGAGGCCGGAGTGGATATTGATTTTCCGGTGGTGTTCCGTGCCTGGACCGGGCTCGACTCCCTGGCCCAGGCGGCGGGACGCTGCAACCGGGAAGGCAAGCTCGACAAGGGACAGTTCGTGGTCTTCCGGCCCGAGGGTGCCCCGCCACGCGGCCATATTCTGCAAGCCGTCACCGCGCTCGAAACCGTGCGGGGAACATACGGGGAGAATTGCTTCACCCCGCAGGCCTTCCGCGACTATTTCGAGGCCTTGTATTGGGCCAAGGGCGACACTCTCGATAAATATGGAATGGGACGTTTGCTGAATTTGGGCGGAGCCAAACTCCAACCCCACCTCGCCTTCCGCACCGCCGCCCAAGCCTTCCAGATGATCGAGGATGGGCAACAGGCGGTGATCGTGCCGTTCGATGAATGCGCCGAACGGCTGATCGACGAACTGCGCCGCGTCGGCCCGTCACGCGACCTACTGCGCAAACTGCAACGCTACACCGTGCCGCTGACTCGCTGGGATTTCGATGCCCTGTCGAAGTTGGGAGTTACCGAGACCCTGGACGGCCTCCCGGTGCTCACAGACCAATCTCTTTACCACCCCGACCTCGGCCTCGATGTGCCGGGGCTTTCGGAACCGCGATTGAACATCCTCAACATCTAAAGGAGGTATCCCCATGACTGACGGAACGCTCTCCCCGCCCCTGCGCCTCAAGGTATGGGGTGACCGGGCCTGTTTTTCCCGGCCCGAAATGAAGGTTGAACGGGTCTCTTACGACGTGATGACGCCCTCTGCGGCGCGCGGCGTTCTGGAGGCCATTCTCTGGAAGCCGCAGATGCGTTGGGTGGTCGAGCGCATCGACGTGCTCAATCCGATCCGCAAGGACCGGGTGCGACGCAACGAAGTGAGCGGAGTCGCCTCCTACTCCAACGCCAAGTCGGCAGCCAACGGCAGCGGCGTTTCCCTGGGCTTCGATATCGAGAACAACCGCCAACAACGGGCCGCTCTGATTCTGCGCGACGTGGCCTATGTGATCCACGCCCGCCTCGGCCTGACGCCCAAGGCCGGGCCGGACGACAGCCTGACCAAATACGTGGAGATGTTCCGCCGTCGTGCTGCCGCCGGCCAGTGCTTCCACCGGCCCTACCTGGGCAACCGGGAGTTCGCCTGCGAGTTCGATCTGCTAAACGACAGGGCGGAAATCGCACCGATCTCGAAGACCGAATCCCTTGGATGGATGCTGCATGACATCGACTTCACGGGCAAGGAACCGACGCCGACCTTCTTCGAGGCACGGCTGGACAACGGCTCGCTGAACATTCCCGCGCCCGGCGCGGCGGAGGTGTTGCGATGATCCTGCAAAGTCTCGCTCGATACTATGACCGGCTGCTTGCTACCGGTGAGGTCGAACCGCCGGGGTTTCAGAAGAAGGTGATCCCCTGGGTAATCGAGCTTGCCCCCGACGGCGCGCCGGTCGCCCTGCACCATACGGAGCGGACCTTCACCCTCCCGGCGGAGGTCAAGCGGACCGTGGGCATTGCCGCCAACCTCTTGTGGGACAACGCCGAATACGTGCTCGGGCTGACCCGGGCCGGGGCGACGGACAAACAGGCGGCGAAAGTGCCGGAACGCCGGGCCGCCTTCGTCGAGAAGGTCGCCGCCCTGCCGACGGAAGCCTTGGCCGATGCGGGCGTGCGGGCGGTGACGGCCTTTCTCGCCAGGCGGGATAACGCGGTTCTTGAAGCCCTGGCCGGTTGGGAGACCCTGGCAGCGGAAGGGGGCAACGTGTCGTTCCGTCTCCAGGGCGACGACGGCTTGGTCTGCGAACGGCCCATGGTCGCCGCTGCCATCGCTGGGGTTGCCTCGTCAGGTGATTCCGTGCGCTGTCTGGTCACGGGCATGCAGGGTCCTGTCGCGGTGCTGCATCCCTCCATCAAGGGAGTGCGGGGCGCCCAGAGCGTCGGCGCGGCCCTGGTCTCGTTCAACCTGGAAGCTTTCACTTCGCATGGTTGGAAACAGGGAGCCAACGCCCAAGTCTCCGAACAAGCCGCCTTCGCCTATACCGCCGCGCTCAACAAGCTGTTGGCCCGCGACAATAAGGAACG
The sequence above is drawn from the Magnetospira sp. QH-2 genome and encodes:
- the cas5c gene encoding type I-C CRISPR-associated protein Cas5c: MTDGTLSPPLRLKVWGDRACFSRPEMKVERVSYDVMTPSAARGVLEAILWKPQMRWVVERIDVLNPIRKDRVRRNEVSGVASYSNAKSAANGSGVSLGFDIENNRQQRAALILRDVAYVIHARLGLTPKAGPDDSLTKYVEMFRRRAAAGQCFHRPYLGNREFACEFDLLNDRAEIAPISKTESLGWMLHDIDFTGKEPTPTFFEARLDNGSLNIPAPGAAEVLR
- a CDS encoding CRISPR-associated endonuclease Cas3'', producing MTDFIAHRNPLSRDTHGLWEHSTETGRLAQCFAAAWGAGDIAYLAGLWHDLGKYAAEFQEMIGGDPDAHLEGQPAPRKRVNHSSAGALWAMQRALEAKQRGLGMILGYVIAGHHAGLPDWDPTEGGGGLKDRLTQTSHLERALAAKPPRDLLDFPFPELTLGAGKDLSLWIRLLASALFDADFLDTEAFFNRQKSKDRRGWADLATLSQKLDDHLATFEGVTGDVNKVRGEVQAACRKAADLPPGLFSLTVPTGGGKTLSSLAFALDHAQRHGLRRVIYAVPFTSIIEQTADVFRAALGGDAVLEHHSALDPDGNTSRSRLASENWDAPLIVTTTVQLFDSLFAARTSKVRKLHNIAGSVLILDEAQALPPAVLRPVTIVLDQLVKFYGVTVVLCTATQPALRSVFKELGEAREIAPDPPRLFEALKRVTVTWLSDRTPWDQLAARMATEPRALAIVNTRREARALVDLLPDGAVHLSTWQCPAHRQTLLETVRTPDAPVRVVSTSLIEAGVDIDFPVVFRAWTGLDSLAQAAGRCNREGKLDKGQFVVFRPEGAPPRGHILQAVTALETVRGTYGENCFTPQAFRDYFEALYWAKGDTLDKYGMGRLLNLGGAKLQPHLAFRTAAQAFQMIEDGQQAVIVPFDECAERLIDELRRVGPSRDLLRKLQRYTVPLTRWDFDALSKLGVTETLDGLPVLTDQSLYHPDLGLDVPGLSEPRLNILNI